Proteins from one Acanthopagrus latus isolate v.2019 chromosome 18, fAcaLat1.1, whole genome shotgun sequence genomic window:
- the myot gene encoding palladin isoform X1 has protein sequence MANVQRVQKKTSTMSLTISSSSSSASSSRELSSCPSSTASSSTFLAQRHSSLVQPLCVSPQRTQSPIYSQNYSGNGVAPTFVKCLHDVSTVKGQLVVLECRLRGTPPLQVIWYREDEQVLDSDDFRILRKKASSASVPEELCTLVITEAFPEDSGLFKCVAINSFGTVSCSAILEVYEDLEEQLEIEAVHHQEAVSLRQKEEALFQQETSSSLKSSEDFPFELPDSTTLPPPEWPDSPPEDNIPLAEFPEPQLANHSSKEPLGRSEESEGQRTPEITVLSFTPSPPPPPSPTPPPPPTEVKDTNQTPKLFSPSKLSFTSSQPGGNNMNLSDLPSFTPSTFPPSAFNYERPRHFIQSQPSFQAPSYESVVREAQENQNNAQLNLNSPKNSQNVTETQSQTKKVSAQNQSFSQTQSVSKSLSQTQTQFQSLSLGQNHAQSVAQTQIHIQTQANGTGRSSPSSSSLSSPISTPASSAAPPFSSTAPLLSPSDSSTSPSSPFSASSATLPHTTSPPSPFSASSPSLPHTTFPPSPFSASSSTLPRTTMRSTITLTPSIPSATGLGSATLPANQDNMSAPAAFLCSVLPSQSAFSPFSSPKLSPNSNLPRPSTSPSRSPLSPSSPLLPLRASSSPSSLPQQPLQVSPSFPHSPLSPSSSSLSQPNTPNSQNRVPPAVVSLPASYKGTPNILPKPILKKSVAPRPSSSRSTDDEIQGSKDALIQDLEKKLRSKEARRRTSQKLSYEERMARRLLGPDNATNMFDQDNLSDSQLDQPESPEGRHTGGLWGRHHSGTDERANEGPAIQEKCYAPRFLQIPPDLTVEEGRFCRIDFKVGGLPTPDVCWYLDGKAIRPDDYHKMLVCEKGMHSFIIEIVTVHHAGVYECVARNRAGESRFSMKLDVLAQEALRPPTFVQKMLNSRALEGDTVRLECKVEASPPPQLFWKKDKDMLRIDPHRMSLYQDGSGRQCLLIERVMKSDAGWYTLSAINEAGMSTCNARLDVGTRTAAPMKTAPPGSKTLKLLSSLSHVPSLTVESPAQHTAPLYESEEL, from the exons ATGGCAAA CGTTCAGAGGGTGCAGAAGAAGACCAGCACCATGTCCCTgaccatctcctcctcctcctcctctgcatcctcctctcgagagctctcctcctgcccctccagcaccgcctcctcctccaccttcctggCACAGAGACACTCGAGCCTGGTGCAGCCGCTGTGTGTCAGCCCACAGAGG ACTCAGAGTCCAATCTACAGTCAGAACTACTCAGGGAATGGAGTTGCTCCTACTTTTGTGAAG TGCCTCCATGACGTGTCCACAGTGAAGGGGCAGCTGGTGGTCCTGGAGTGCAGACTGAGGGGGACTCCTCCCCTGCAGGTCATTTGGTACCGAGAGGACGAACAAGTGCTGGACTCTGATGATTTTAGGATACTGCGCAAGA AGGCCAGCTCTGCATCAGTGCCAG AGGAGCTGTGCACACTGGTGATCACAGAGGCCTTTCCTGAAGACTCTGGTCTGTTTAAATGTGTGGCCATCAACTCCTTCGGCACAGTGTCCTGCTCTGCAATCCTGGAAGTTTACGAAG acctggaggagcagctggagatcGAGGCCGTTCATCATCAGGAAGCAGTGTCtctcagacagaaagaggaggctCTGTTCCAACAGGAGACTTCCTCCTCCTTAAAGAGCAGTGAGGACTTTCCCTTTGAGCTGCCGGACTCCACGACCCTCCCCCCTCCTGAGTGGCCTGACAGCCCTCCAGAGGATAACATCCCTCTGGCAGA GTTTCCAGAGCCCCAGCTGGCCAACCACTCCTCTAAAGAACCCTTGGGCCGCAGCGAAGAGTCAGAGGGACAAAGGACACCAGAGATTACTGTCCTCTCTTTTACGCCCagccctccccctccaccctcacccacaccaccaccaccaccaactgAAGTCAAGGATACAAACCAAACACCAAAGCTCTTCAGCCCAAGCAAGCTCAGTTTCACT TCCTCCCAGCCAGGAGGCAACAACATGAACCTGTCAGACCTGCCATCCTTCACTCCCAGCACCTTCCCTCCCAGTGCCTTTAACTATGAGCGACCAAGGCACTTTATTCAGTCACAACCTTCCTTCCAGGCACCCAGTTATGAAAGTGTCGTGAGGGAGGCCCAGGAGAACCAAAATAACGCCCAACTGAACCTCAACAGTCCCAAGAATAGTCAAAATgttacagagacacagagtcAAACTAAAAAGGTGTCCGCACAAAATCAGTCTTTCTCTCAAACTCAGTCAGTGTCCAAGTCCTTGTCCCAGACGCAGACCCAGTTTCAGTCACTAAGCCTTGGTCAGAACCATGCCCAGTCTGTTGCTCAGACCCAGATCCACATCCAGACCCAGGCCAACGGCACGGGCAggtcctctccctcctcatccagTCTCAGCTCTCCTATCTCCACCccggcctcctctgctgcacctcctttttcctccactgCCCCCTTACTCAGTCCCTCTgactcctccacctctccctcctcccctttctcGGCATCCTCCGCCACTCTCCCCCACACcacctctcccccctcccctttctcagcatcctccccctctctcccccatACCACctttcccccctcccctttttctGCATCTTCCTCCACTCTCCCCCGCACCACCATGCGTTCCACCATCACCCTCACCCCCAGCATCCCCAGTGCCACCGGCCTCGGCAGTGCCACCCTGCCAGCAAACCAGGACAACATGTCAGCACCTGCTGCTTTCCTTTGCTCCGTACTGCCCTCCCAGTCTGCTTTCTCCCCGTTCTCCTCCCCCAAGCTGTCTCCCAACTCTAACCTGCCccgcccctccacctcccccagcCGTTCCCCACTCTCCCCCTCCAGCCCTCTCCTTCCCTTGAgggcctcctcctctccttcctccctgccTCAGCAGCCTCTCCAAGTGTCCCCTTCCTTCCctcactcccctctctctccatcctcctcctctctttcacaaCCTAACACTCCCAACAGTCAGAACAGGGTACCACCTGCTGTGGTCTCCCTGCCCGCCAGCTACAAGGGGACGCCAAACAT CCTTCCCAAGCCCATCCTAAAGAAGTCTGTAGCTCCTCGGCCTTCCTCCTCTCGCTCAACGGATGACGAGATCCAGGGCTCTAAAGACGCCCTCATCCAGGACCTGGAAAAGAAGCTGCGCTCAAAGGAGGCCAGGAGGAGAAccagtcag AAACTGTCCTATGAGGAGCGCATGGCTCGTAGGCTGCTGGGTCCAGACAACGCCACCAACATGTTTGACCAAGACAATCTTTCAGACTCACAACTTGACCAG CCAGAGTCACCAGAAGGAAGACACACAGGTGGACTGTG GGGGAGGCACCACTCAGGGACAGATGAGAGGGCAAATGAGGGCCCAGCTATCCAGGAGAAATGTTATGCTCCTCGCTTCCTGCAGATCCCTCCAGACCTCACTGTAGAGGAGGGACGCTTCTGTAGGATCGACTTCAAG GTTGGAGGCCTCCCTACACCAGACGTCTGCTGGTATCTGGACGGTAAAGCCATTCGTCCAGACGACTACCACAAGATGTTGGTGTGTGAAAAGGGGATGCACTCGTTCATCATAGAGATTGTCACAGTGCACCATGCCggagtgtatgagtgtgtggcCCGGAACCGAGCAGGAGAGAGCAGATTTAGCATGAAGCTCGATGTATTAG CCCAGGAGGCTCTGCGTCCTCCCACCTTTGTCCAGAAGATGTTGAACTCCAGAGCCCTAGAGGGTGATACTGTCAGGCTAGAGTGTAAAGTAgaagcttctcctcctccacagctcttCTGGAAGAAAGATAAAGATATGCTGCGCATTGACCCACACAGAATGAG TCTGTATCAGGACGGCTCAGGCCGACAGTGCTTGTTGATAGAGAGGGTGATGAAGTCTGATGCTGGCTGGTACACTCTCTCTGCCATCAATGAAGCTGGCATGTCCACATGTAACGCAAGGCTGGATGTAGGCA CTCGCACAGCAGCACCCATGAAGACGGCGCCCCCTGGCTCCAAGACGCTGAAGCTGCTGTCGTCTCTGAGCCACGTGCCTTCTCTGACTGTGGAGAGTCCTGCTCAGCACACCGCCCCGCTGTATGAGAGTGAGGAGCTGTAG
- the myot gene encoding palladin isoform X2, which produces MANVQRVQKKTSTMSLTISSSSSSASSSRELSSCPSSTASSSTFLAQRHSSLVQPLCVSPQRTQSPIYSQNYSGNGVAPTFVKCLHDVSTVKGQLVVLECRLRGTPPLQVIWYREDEQVLDSDDFRILRKKASSASVPEELCTLVITEAFPEDSGLFKCVAINSFGTVSCSAILEVYEDLEEQLEIEAVHHQEAVSLRQKEEALFQQETSSSLKSSEDFPFELPDSTTLPPPEWPDSPPEDNIPLAEFPEPQLANHSSKEPLGRSEESEGQRTPEITVLSFTPSPPPPPSPTPPPPPTEVKDTNQTPKLFSPSKLSFTSSQPGGNNMNLSDLPSFTPSTFPPSAFNYERPRHFIQSQPSFQAPSYESVVREAQENQNNAQLNLNSPKNSQNVTETQSQTKKVSAQNQSFSQTQSVSKSLSQTQTQFQSLSLGQNHAQSVAQTQIHIQTQANGTGRSSPSSSSLSSPISTPASSAAPPFSSTAPLLSPSDSSTSPSSPFSASSATLPHTTSPPSPFSASSPSLPHTTFPPSPFSASSSTLPRTTMRSTITLTPSIPSATGLGSATLPANQDNMSAPAAFLCSVLPSQSAFSPFSSPKLSPNSNLPRPSTSPSRSPLSPSSPLLPLRASSSPSSLPQQPLQVSPSFPHSPLSPSSSSLSQPNTPNSQNRVPPAVVSLPASYKGTPNILPKPILKKSVAPRPSSSRSTDDEIQGSKDALIQDLEKKLRSKEARRRTSQPESPEGRHTGGLWGRHHSGTDERANEGPAIQEKCYAPRFLQIPPDLTVEEGRFCRIDFKVGGLPTPDVCWYLDGKAIRPDDYHKMLVCEKGMHSFIIEIVTVHHAGVYECVARNRAGESRFSMKLDVLAQEALRPPTFVQKMLNSRALEGDTVRLECKVEASPPPQLFWKKDKDMLRIDPHRMSLYQDGSGRQCLLIERVMKSDAGWYTLSAINEAGMSTCNARLDVGTRTAAPMKTAPPGSKTLKLLSSLSHVPSLTVESPAQHTAPLYESEEL; this is translated from the exons ATGGCAAA CGTTCAGAGGGTGCAGAAGAAGACCAGCACCATGTCCCTgaccatctcctcctcctcctcctctgcatcctcctctcgagagctctcctcctgcccctccagcaccgcctcctcctccaccttcctggCACAGAGACACTCGAGCCTGGTGCAGCCGCTGTGTGTCAGCCCACAGAGG ACTCAGAGTCCAATCTACAGTCAGAACTACTCAGGGAATGGAGTTGCTCCTACTTTTGTGAAG TGCCTCCATGACGTGTCCACAGTGAAGGGGCAGCTGGTGGTCCTGGAGTGCAGACTGAGGGGGACTCCTCCCCTGCAGGTCATTTGGTACCGAGAGGACGAACAAGTGCTGGACTCTGATGATTTTAGGATACTGCGCAAGA AGGCCAGCTCTGCATCAGTGCCAG AGGAGCTGTGCACACTGGTGATCACAGAGGCCTTTCCTGAAGACTCTGGTCTGTTTAAATGTGTGGCCATCAACTCCTTCGGCACAGTGTCCTGCTCTGCAATCCTGGAAGTTTACGAAG acctggaggagcagctggagatcGAGGCCGTTCATCATCAGGAAGCAGTGTCtctcagacagaaagaggaggctCTGTTCCAACAGGAGACTTCCTCCTCCTTAAAGAGCAGTGAGGACTTTCCCTTTGAGCTGCCGGACTCCACGACCCTCCCCCCTCCTGAGTGGCCTGACAGCCCTCCAGAGGATAACATCCCTCTGGCAGA GTTTCCAGAGCCCCAGCTGGCCAACCACTCCTCTAAAGAACCCTTGGGCCGCAGCGAAGAGTCAGAGGGACAAAGGACACCAGAGATTACTGTCCTCTCTTTTACGCCCagccctccccctccaccctcacccacaccaccaccaccaccaactgAAGTCAAGGATACAAACCAAACACCAAAGCTCTTCAGCCCAAGCAAGCTCAGTTTCACT TCCTCCCAGCCAGGAGGCAACAACATGAACCTGTCAGACCTGCCATCCTTCACTCCCAGCACCTTCCCTCCCAGTGCCTTTAACTATGAGCGACCAAGGCACTTTATTCAGTCACAACCTTCCTTCCAGGCACCCAGTTATGAAAGTGTCGTGAGGGAGGCCCAGGAGAACCAAAATAACGCCCAACTGAACCTCAACAGTCCCAAGAATAGTCAAAATgttacagagacacagagtcAAACTAAAAAGGTGTCCGCACAAAATCAGTCTTTCTCTCAAACTCAGTCAGTGTCCAAGTCCTTGTCCCAGACGCAGACCCAGTTTCAGTCACTAAGCCTTGGTCAGAACCATGCCCAGTCTGTTGCTCAGACCCAGATCCACATCCAGACCCAGGCCAACGGCACGGGCAggtcctctccctcctcatccagTCTCAGCTCTCCTATCTCCACCccggcctcctctgctgcacctcctttttcctccactgCCCCCTTACTCAGTCCCTCTgactcctccacctctccctcctcccctttctcGGCATCCTCCGCCACTCTCCCCCACACcacctctcccccctcccctttctcagcatcctccccctctctcccccatACCACctttcccccctcccctttttctGCATCTTCCTCCACTCTCCCCCGCACCACCATGCGTTCCACCATCACCCTCACCCCCAGCATCCCCAGTGCCACCGGCCTCGGCAGTGCCACCCTGCCAGCAAACCAGGACAACATGTCAGCACCTGCTGCTTTCCTTTGCTCCGTACTGCCCTCCCAGTCTGCTTTCTCCCCGTTCTCCTCCCCCAAGCTGTCTCCCAACTCTAACCTGCCccgcccctccacctcccccagcCGTTCCCCACTCTCCCCCTCCAGCCCTCTCCTTCCCTTGAgggcctcctcctctccttcctccctgccTCAGCAGCCTCTCCAAGTGTCCCCTTCCTTCCctcactcccctctctctccatcctcctcctctctttcacaaCCTAACACTCCCAACAGTCAGAACAGGGTACCACCTGCTGTGGTCTCCCTGCCCGCCAGCTACAAGGGGACGCCAAACAT CCTTCCCAAGCCCATCCTAAAGAAGTCTGTAGCTCCTCGGCCTTCCTCCTCTCGCTCAACGGATGACGAGATCCAGGGCTCTAAAGACGCCCTCATCCAGGACCTGGAAAAGAAGCTGCGCTCAAAGGAGGCCAGGAGGAGAAccagtcag CCAGAGTCACCAGAAGGAAGACACACAGGTGGACTGTG GGGGAGGCACCACTCAGGGACAGATGAGAGGGCAAATGAGGGCCCAGCTATCCAGGAGAAATGTTATGCTCCTCGCTTCCTGCAGATCCCTCCAGACCTCACTGTAGAGGAGGGACGCTTCTGTAGGATCGACTTCAAG GTTGGAGGCCTCCCTACACCAGACGTCTGCTGGTATCTGGACGGTAAAGCCATTCGTCCAGACGACTACCACAAGATGTTGGTGTGTGAAAAGGGGATGCACTCGTTCATCATAGAGATTGTCACAGTGCACCATGCCggagtgtatgagtgtgtggcCCGGAACCGAGCAGGAGAGAGCAGATTTAGCATGAAGCTCGATGTATTAG CCCAGGAGGCTCTGCGTCCTCCCACCTTTGTCCAGAAGATGTTGAACTCCAGAGCCCTAGAGGGTGATACTGTCAGGCTAGAGTGTAAAGTAgaagcttctcctcctccacagctcttCTGGAAGAAAGATAAAGATATGCTGCGCATTGACCCACACAGAATGAG TCTGTATCAGGACGGCTCAGGCCGACAGTGCTTGTTGATAGAGAGGGTGATGAAGTCTGATGCTGGCTGGTACACTCTCTCTGCCATCAATGAAGCTGGCATGTCCACATGTAACGCAAGGCTGGATGTAGGCA CTCGCACAGCAGCACCCATGAAGACGGCGCCCCCTGGCTCCAAGACGCTGAAGCTGCTGTCGTCTCTGAGCCACGTGCCTTCTCTGACTGTGGAGAGTCCTGCTCAGCACACCGCCCCGCTGTATGAGAGTGAGGAGCTGTAG